The genomic window aagttatgtcatcttttctctgatggcatggtcttcttcagcaacaaaggatgaacacacataatcCACACAATATTTATCCAACTGTTTTTCCTGTGTAGATAGACTTATTTACAAGATATTACAGTGTTGATACAAACAATATATTACATGCAAACAAGAGTATCTATAGGATCTTACTATTTATAGGGAATCCCTGAATCCATAGGTATCCTAGAGGTgagagggagccactgaaacGTGTTGAAAGgtgatgacatggtcagatcacATTGAGAGCTGAATGGGGAATAGATTCGAGTAGGGAGACTAATCAGTAGGCTACTGCAACAGTCTAGGCACAAGATAATGAGAGCCTGAATCAGGGTGGTGGTAGTATCAGGAGTGAAGAGGACATATACGAGATATTACATGCCTTGTTATATACAATTGTACACAACTGATAAGACTTATAATAGATTGGATATGGTAAGGGATGGTGAGAGTGAGGGATAAAAGATGACACCTAAGTTTAAAGCTTTGAAGACTAGGATAGTGATACCCTTAACaggaagttaagaagaggggaggggttagtggagagagataatgagtttcgttttggacatgttgagctcaAGATGTCTACAGCATATCCAGTTctagatgtccaataggcaattgggTGTATGACATGTAGGGTTGAGAGAGGTGAAGGCTGAACATGTAGACCTAGAATCATTTGCCTAGAGATAATAATGTAATCCATAGGAGCTAGAATAGTACAGGacaagagggctcaggacagagccttagaGGATATCTATGGTTggtgggcatgacctggatgagaGCCCAGAAAAGAAGACAGGACAACTTAGCAGGAGAGCAGTAtcataaaaaaaaactagagaagaaATTACTAAGGAGAAAAGGGTGATGATCAGTAGAGTCAAGAatgatgaggattgagaaaaagtcattcaGTCTAGCAGCTGAGAGATcatttgtaactttggagagagcagtttcagctgaatCGTGTCAGAAGTCATACTGTAGAGCTGAGACAGAGAATGGAAGTGGAGGCAAACTTTAGATGGCCTTCTCAAAATTTAGTCATGAAAGTCATAATGGCAGGGATGGATACATCAAGTGAagtttttttgaggatggaggaggtAGGTATAGACATTTTAGTAGGCAGCAAGGAAGttgccagtagacagggagagatcgAAGGTTaatgagggagtggggaggaaagaagaggcaaTCTGCTAGATAAGATAGAatggaatgtacatgtagaggcACTTTCCTTGTCAAGAAGCATCAACTCTTCGTTTAAGATGgggtggcagaaggcatctgaatgaggggagaaaaggaagctcTTTGAAAATTCTTCattaaaatatgaggcaaggttcttagCTGTGAGTTGGGGAAAAGTAGCCACGGGAGGCCTGAGGAGGTGTAAGAagatttgtgtatgtgtgtgtttgtccttcgttgcagaagaagactatgccatcagacaaataatgacatgacttgcacttgactttgttttgagtgagggagggctgtgcaggtcaccagcctcacttcttctccagagccatctgaatccagtgaccatcatattcatcaggatgactggagatgacccaggatgaggcaattggggttaagtgacttgcccaaggtcacacagctagtgagtgtcaagtgtctgaggtgagatttgaactctggtcctcctgactcctccactagtgctccatccactgccatcacctagctgcccatgagaTTTAGAAATGCCTGGAACACTGGctattgacctccctggcttcctttgtctcaactaaaatctccttccacaggaagcctaaCCTACTCCTCTTaatttagtgccttctctctactttctatttatcctgtatatagattgctttatatacatttcttcacgaccccatttgggattttcttagcaaagatacttaagtaatttgccattttcttctccagatcatttcacagatgaggaaactgagacaaacaaggttaagtgatttgcccagggtcacacagctaggaaggccaaatttgaacttgggaaggtgTCTTTTTGACctcagatctggcactctattcactacagAGGACCCTGTTAGCACAAGCATCTTGTATAAATTTTGGCATATAGATTTAACAGAAGGATAAGAACAGGCTgcattgcctttgggaaattgaaAAATTATCTTAATGATCCTAAGTTTCTCTCTGAAGTAAAGGCCTGTCATCTTAATACCCATTTTCTTCCAGTAGTGGCTTACAGATGTATCATGGAGCATTTCAATGCAGAATCCAAGCTGAAGATCACCAAATACTGAACACAGATATAGGGTAACAGAAATGGCATCAAAGATATGTCTAACCAGAAAAAGATGCTGAGTGGGTAGTTCGTGAGTGAAGAAGAATCCATGTACATTATCATTAAgtgtgcttcactttcctcattatGTTGAGAGAATTTGAGGAAGGTCTCCAGCACACTGAGCTGACTCCCTGGACAAATCAAGGGAGGGCATAGAGAATGGGCTGTGATCTGTATCACTGGAGGGAATATCTGTCCTAGAAGAACCAAAAGTTTAGTTCTTTTTACTACTCAAAGAACCAAATGTCATGCCCATAGGCAATCTTATGCAGTGAAACAGACTGCTCTTAACCCTTTTTCTTCTACAAATATTTACTGGGTATGCACAAGTCACCATGAGGAAAAAGGACTAGTTTTGTCAGAACTTGTTAGTTCAAGTTCCATATCTAGCACTTACAGTGTGAATACATGTAAACACAAACTCTTTCTTGATGACGTTTTCCTTATCTGAAACAGgaataacattttcttcatctagcATGTCACAGCATTGTGGGAACATATCTGGTAAACTTAAAGTTAGAACTTTATAATCTTATATGAGttataaatgtgaatttttcttCTAGAAAGTATCTtaaaataattcctgccctcaagagacTTAAAATCAACCAAGCTGGCAAACAAGGGATGCACAGGTAACATTAAACAGCAATTAAATTATCTGATTTGTCTTTTCAGGAAAGActcatgttttgctttgttttttaaaaatgaaattctgccTTGTCTCCTTGTTTGGGGCAACAAGAAAAATGTTACTTAGAAATTTAATTCCACATCTAGTAACAAATGTTTCAAGTTTGCAAACTACAGAAATGCTAACACAATTGTGTTGAAGTCTAATCTTGGAAAACTGAACACTCTGAAAAGCAATCTGGCCCACAATTCTGGCAAACTTATTTTGGATTATTTCTCAATCACGAATTCTGCAGCTGACTTGGAAAAAGGTTGaaaaaagacaacttttaaaGTAAAATAGTATGGCTGAACTGAAGCCAATAACAATTTATTTACACCAAATGACAATGAACATTAACTGAGACTACTACTAAGTATTTCCATAAAACAGCCCTTTCTATGGAATGTTTTATTTAACATCACTTTTAAAGTTTAGAATTCTCAAGCACAGGGGGTAATTCATAATGAAACagtttttataacatttttttttttagtttcatttttggaaaacaattttcaGACTAAATTTGAGTTAGTGAATAATAAGAAGAATTTTACTTAAAATGTTTAGCTGTGCATAGGCAAATACATCTTACAACATAAAGGTAACAGGCTTTTACACTTAGCAGGCCTTTAAGTCATTTACTAGCCCCAAATGATAAGGAATTTCAAGGATTTGCACAATACTTAGATCTAAATTTTAGATTTGTTCAATTTCTAACAGTTACTAGGGATTTGTAACTACATGAAGtcaaaatacaatgaaaaactGTAAAGATATTAGCAATAAAGAATTAAGAGCACTTCATAGGCAAGGGACCTGGGTTACAAGTTGAAGGCCATATATCACATTACCCACTGTAGCTTTGGAAGGTTCACCCACAAAACCAAACACATTTTGGCACAAAGACATTGTCTGTTTAGGACTCATTAAAAAATTTGCACAGCAGAAATTATCAAGCACTGTGAATGTGGAGAGgacaaaaaaaggaagcaaaatgatGGAATTCAAATTGCCTGCTAGGAGTCCATAGTATTTCCATCTCTTCTCTATTTCATGAACAATAACACCACAGGATTCTTCTCCACTATGAGCCAAGAGTTTTGCTTTTTCAAATAGGACATTTCCAAAATTACAAATTAAACCAAGTCCAATAGTACATTATAGAATAGATAAATACTTGAGAAGTTTAGGGAAAAAACAACTTTTAGGCAATTCTGAAAATAGTTTATTACAAAATATGATAGAGTCTTTATAGATTGTGTCTCAATCTCCCATAACTCACACACCTTGAAGATTGTAAAATCTCTATGCAAATGCCCATACAAATCTGAGCTGTACAGTACTTTCAATCCTCTTAAATTTATAGAGCAGTTTGTCAGACAGTATTATAGTGGAGTAGAAACAGGAAAGTCACTCTGGACATCTGGCATTCTTGCAGGTAGCATGATTCAAATGGTTTTCTCCAGTGGATCCTAACAATGCAATAGCTGTTGAGAATCCACCATATTTTAGTGATCAAAACCATACTGGGGCAAAGATGAACAATCCAGCTCATCAAAGGGTTTTGTGCGCATTACTTCTTATTTCTAGGCTTTAACTCTTCTGCCGCATTACgtagaaaaatgtaatttttcttttggggattATAAAATTCATGTCCCTAAAATGGGAGGAAATATTAGTTATATTAGAAAAAAGTTACATTTTAAGAATTAAATTTTTAACTAAGCAAGCATCCAGGTTAATTTAGTAAGAATTAATGTTCACCTACATGAACAGCTCCTGGCTGTTCTCTTTTCCAGATGGAGGTGTAATACAGTTAATTAAGACAAAGATCTGGTTCAGTCTCTTCAGAGTTAGGAAATCTTCAAAACACTTCAAATTTCATCTGAAACTTTCTTGATATTATGGAATAAGGTCAAACAGTAACTTGTTTTATTTATCCAGGTACTAATATAAAATTTATGCCAGAATTGATAAActaagctttaaaaaatatatatactgaaAAACCTAATCTTTCTTGAAGTTAGAATATCAATCCTTACCTTTGACCAGTCATAGCTAGAGGCATATGCAAATATGTTTCCATTGTGATTGAAACAACAAGCTGAAATTGGCTGATCTAATTGTTCCGAAGTTTTTAGTTTTGTCCTTGCATCTTTGTCCCAAAAGCTGAATCTACCATCAGATCCTACAGTTGCAAGGGTTCCGTGAACAGGATGAAATGCTATCCCATTCACCTGCAAAGAATTACAtgtaagaaagagaagacaaaataatAGCGAGCATTTTCAATATATGTGGCACACACTCTTAGATTTAAATTGGAAAGACAtggggaaattttaaaataaattatttaaaagtaCCTATTAGAAGACCATTATCACCCTGGTGTTAGCCTCTCTGGGAatgaaagacataaatgaaataatactcgCTGACAAGGAACTTACACTCTGTTGGGGCACCCatgtaagtaaataaaaacatgtacaaaataaacacaaggtcATTTCAGGGGCAAGGGGAGGCTCTGCCAGATAAGGGGATCTAAAAAGGTTTCTTGAAGGAAGAGGTGCTTGATCTGAGCTGTAGAAGAAAACTGGGATGAAGTACAAGGAGGGAATGTGTCGCAGGCCTAGAAGATGCCTGAGCAAAGCCATAAGAGAAGAAATTCCGTTTATGTAAAGAGGAAGTAATGTGGAATAAGCCTGGAGCTAGAAGCCAGACAGAGTCAGACTCAGAAGGGCTTTTTCAAATGACTAACAGTGGAGCTGGTGTTGTATTCTGGAGGTAACAGGAAAAATGATGCTACTTAAACACTGAGCAGCATGATTAaaattgtgctttaggaatatcaatgtGACAAGTGTGGAGAAAATCATctggagaagggagaggctgGAAGTCAGAAATGGGAGGCTATCCCATTAGGCTAGCTGGATGGTGGCCTGACTTGGGGTGGTGATCATGAAAGTGGAAAGAAGGGTACAGAGGCAAGAGATATTGTGCAGATAGCATCAATAAGACTTTTATACCAGTCTATTACTGGgtatggaggggaaggaagataaAAGAGTAGAGAATCAGCCCAAAGTTGCAAACTTGGGTGAATGGAaaaatggtggtaccctcaatcCAAAACACTTAAGCGTTTGGTTCTATTCTAGACACAAGTgatacaaagttttaaaaacttaaaCATCAACAAAAATGGAGAAGTTAAGAAAGGTAAGGGTGGAGTAGGGATAATGACTTCTAAttgggacatattgagtttgagatgtccaaaagacttccagttctaaatgtccAACAGACAGCTGGTGATGAGGAGGAGTCACTTATATGGAAAGACTAATTAAACCCATGGGTTCTGATGGGGTAACctagcaagagaaaaaaagagattgtgAGGCAGAAATGAGGTGAATGATATGAATGGTGACTGCACATAACTCtagactttttaaagtttttttacaAAGGACTTACATAGAGTAGACGGAATCTCAAGACAACAGtatcatgaaaatctagagaggatAAATATTCAGGAAAAGACAGCGGCAAATGCTGCAGGGAAGACAAGGACAGAagctgagaaaagaccatcagatttgtcaattaagagatcactggtatctttgaagagaacagtttcagctGAATGCTGAGGTCAGAAGTCCCAATGCAAAGGGTCAGGAAACAAGAAGAAAACTGGAGGCTACAGACAACTTTTTTCCTTGGCTGTCAAAGAGAACTTGAAGGAGATGATCCTATCAAGTGAAGGTTTCTATTTAATTCAGTTTTAAGAATGGGGGAGATCTAAGCATGTCTgtaaaaaatagggaaagaacaaGTAGACAGAGAGAGGGTAATGATTGCAGGGTCACTAATCATTTTAAATACAGAAGAAATCGAGCAGTTGTAGCTGTTCTTCAATTACACAGTGATTTTTATGTTATGCGTAGGAATTTATGTACAGAGGCTATAGTTTTTAggtgtactttaaaaaaattagtcacTTTCTCTAAATACTTACAGCATAGATATCTTGAGGAGCTGAAGTATTAGTTCCATTAGAACGGTGACATTTAAAGGTGAAGTTATCTTTGGCACTGAAAAAGAAtgttattttaactttaaaataaaatttttttaaagccttaaataaaaaaaaatagctgaaaTTGATGTAATCATACTTACGGATTTGGTGGATTAATATAATGAATAGCAACTCTTCCTTCAATACTTCCTAGAGCAAAACCAGTAGGCTTATTctgtttgtctttaaaaatggCAACACAGCGATGCTAAAGAAGGAAAGTATCAAATAAAGTCAATTATTTAACTCCACTTTAAATCATAACATGGAAGCTAACAAAATTTGTATTTTCTATGGAATatgcacttaaaattttttttactgttataCTGTTTCTAGATAATTTACATTCTCAACATCCCTACtttttcccagagagccatctcatgtaacaaagaatttttaaaagaaaaataagttcagCAAAAACAAATAATCATTGTTTCATACCCTCAGACCTTCACTtatgcaaagaaaggaaggagatgtcTTAGCATGTCTCTTCCTTGGGACCAACCTTGGCCACTTTAatttcagttttgattgttttgtttttcttgcaatTTACATCATGATaattactgtgtatattgttctgcttactttgttTCAGTTCATCTTAAGTCTTCCCATCTCCTCTGTACTCAGGTATTCTGAAAGCACAGGACTACCACACTGTATTCATGTacaacttgtttatccattccccaacaGAAGGACATCTactttaaatccagttcactgcTACCACTACAAAAAAGTGCTGAGTGTATTCTGGTCTATAAGGGGCCTTCCTTTTTTATTGCTAGCTTCCTTGagataatattatttttcataaaaccatgtTATTTATGTTAACACGTAATGGGTTTATTACTGTTTTTAATgaattcatgtcctttgatcactTTATTTACTGGGTAATCTAACtggtgttttatatatatttgtatctattccTAAAAATCATGCACATCAAACTTTTCTCACTGATATTTGAtgtaaatatttccttttctaaattttattttcttttttatctcctttaccTTGTATTTAGAAATTCTTCTCCTTGCTATTACTGTACAAAGCACCtgatctcattttaattttttatggacACATTTTGAACACTTAATCATCTTGAGTTTATTACAGCAAATGGTTCAAATTCGTCATcaaaacctaatttctgccaagctAGTTTCTGGTTTTTTCAGCAGTTCTTATCAAAAAGCCCCTACCCTGAGCAAATTAGAttcttgggtttattaaacatcaggatgttttttttttgattgctTCTGTTTCTTATCTACTCTGTTTTCACtatatcaaatagttttgatggcTTTGTGTATTATATGGATTGATAATGCTATGCCcccttcatttatattttttctcattagttcccttgaGATTCTAGGTAAGATGCTTTTTTCATAACAACCCCATGTGATAAGGGAGTATCAGTATCTTGACAGTTGAATTAAATAAggatcagaaaaatgaaatgtcttACTCACCCGTCACTCAAACActaaggggcagaaccaggaccCAAACTGAGGTCTTACTCCAAGGAGACCAGTTCAACTTCCTCATCGtaaggatgaagaaattgaatcccAGAGAGTCAAACTTTTGTACTGACTCAAGCTATTTCATAAATCCAACTATAAAGATTATTTTTcactagatttatttttttcttttattttctactgTAGTATAGTTTCATACCATAAACTGCTTAAGAAGGTATTATGGTCCAAAAAGACTTAAAACTCTTtgggaaataaatttttttcctatatttaaAGGATCCATGACTTCACTCTCCTGGATACTCCTTCCACCCACACATACTTCAACCCTAAATGAAACTGTCTATATGTGAGCATTTCCATATTTAGACACACAGTCTTCATAGAAAACACATATATTTTATCACCAGGGACAGAATGGTAGAATCTATCAGACTTTATACTCTTCTAGCAGAACCCAGGACTCTATTCATGCTACAAGGGATTGTTTTTCTTCAAATATGAAttataaaatttgaaaagaagGACAAATGACTATGACTCCTTGTATCTGTCTCAATATTCAATATTAACCCCTAATTCAAACAATGAGATTTTGCTTAcctaaaaagttaattttttctttctaatacaGGTTTATATAACTGTAAGATGCTCAGAATTTAATGTTATGTGCATAATTTAATACTAGTTTAGATAAAACTTCCTTGACCCTCCCTAGACGAAGACTTTCTCTAGTATATTATTTACAGAGTACCTTTCATAGAGGAGACCATAAGTATTCATTAATCTGATGTGTTGTTGCTTACCTGATGTTTAAGAGGAGATTCTATTCTCCTGAATTCAGAAGGCTGATTCTCTAACTGATAAACTATCAGTCCTCTCTCAGCAGTAGCTACAGCTGCCATGGGGTAGACCTAAAgtcaaaaataaggaaaagatgaaaatgcATACTCAATATGAGGATCTCACCACACTCTTAAGAGccatttcctttaaaatgaaggaatatgCTTCCTATAGATGTTAGAAATAATGGTATTCAATCATAAAATTACAAATATGGACACTATTATAATTTAAAGTCAGAATCTAATCATTCCATGCTATTAACACATTCTACTATAACCTAAAAGGTAAACATTTGGGAGatgttcttgtgcctaaaactgaTGACCACTCACAGGGGTTCTACATCATAATATAGCCatcaaatttattattaaatgttattaTCTGGATATTATTTAagtaaagaaattataaatttagCATCAAATGGCTCACCACATCAGCACAGTAACATCTTTCAGGCAGTTGCAATGTCATCATAGGACTTGGTGACCGTGTATCCCAAAACTAGATAAAATTAAGAATGAGTTTTTCGTTAATCAGAGATGATGGTCAAATCATACAAATCCTGCCATATCTATTAAACCACAGAGACATTATTTAGCCAGTGTGTTATACCTTTAAAGTTTTATCCCAGCTTCCCGTCATCACACAACTATAGTTTGGTGCTTTGATCCAATGCACAGTTTTCACAGGAGcgtcatgctttaaaaaaaaatgatcagaaaaGAAGGTTATTGGTGAGTACTACATAGCTTCAAGATTCAGTAAAAAACTTTTTCAAATGAACATTCAGGTTATTGTTAATATAAAGAACAATGAAGCTCACACATTCAGGTTTTTGCAACCCCCTCGCCTCCACCCTATTGCCCCATGataattttcatgaaaatatcCAAAGGATTTATAGAAGGAGGCTTTGTTCAATGACCTCAttctacagacaaggaaactgaggactagaaaGATGGGTAGTAAATACCAGAACCAAGAACCAAACCCAAGTTTCTCCCTCaaattcaaagcactttatactaTACTACACTGTTCCAATGGTGATCTCAAGGTTCAATCACtgtctcttttctcatctctctatATTCTCTTTCTTAGTGATCTCACCTATTCTGATAAGTTTTAATCAAAATCTCCTAAGACTATAAACCtatatcttattttcccccaGACCCCTAATACTATAGTTTTGACAACCTGCTAGGCATCTTTACTTAGATATTTTAACAAAGCCCTATGGTTCATCATCAATCTTCCTTCCTACCCacattcaaattctatttttgttGATGGCAGTGCTTTCCCAATCACCCTTGTTCCATAACTTCTGAATAATTAAAGAGTCTTGCCATTCTATCCGGGCCAGCCCTCACAGTCATAATGTGGGGAGGTGCCTCCTATGGAAAAAGGGCCAGCCAACCCCACCAACTACCAACCACCACTCACAAGGCAAGCCTTCCAGCCTAGCTGAATGAAACAGGAAAGTACCCTGAGGGGTATAGGGGAGGCAAGTGAAACTACACCCCTACCATATCCCTTCAGACCATGGTGGTGAGCCCAACAGCTTTTGGAAGAGCAATACTCCCAACTCTTAAATGCCTATAATCATCACCTTGGGAAGCAATTCCTATGGAGATACAACCTGTTAACAACTCCTGAAAGAAATAAATCCACACCTAGTAAAGACTTAGGAAAGAAAATTCCTATCACTAAAGGCCTTGGCACTATCAACACCAGAAAAAGGTATCATTTCATTAGTGGAATGACATTAAAGAACAGACCATCTGCTTTGCTACTGTACTCAAAAGgaccatgggacttttccatctgacttgcagatGAAACCTTCCATGTGTGTTGTTTCCACCATTAaaacatgagctccttgacagcagggtcttttacattttttcttggcATCCCCAGTACTTAGGACAATGCTCTGCACTTACTAAGAGCTTAACACTTCATTCACTCTTTCATTCAGCCTATTCTTAACATTCTAACAGTTATCAAGTCCTGTATAATCTCTTTCTGCAACAGCTCTCTCAGGTGTGCCCTCTTTCCCATTCCCTAGTGCAGGCCCTTGTTTCTTCTGACCTTCA from Notamacropus eugenii isolate mMacEug1 chromosome 1, mMacEug1.pri_v2, whole genome shotgun sequence includes these protein-coding regions:
- the RAE1 gene encoding mRNA export factor RAE1, giving the protein MSLFGTTSGFGTSGTSMFGSTATDNHNPMKDIEVTSSPDDSIGCLSFSPPTLPGNFLIAGSWANDVRCWEVQDNGQTIPKAQQMHTGPVLDVCWSDDGSKVFTASCDKTAKMWDLNSNQAIQIAQHDAPVKTVHWIKAPNYSCVMTGSWDKTLKFWDTRSPSPMMTLQLPERCYCADVVYPMAAVATAERGLIVYQLENQPSEFRRIESPLKHQHRCVAIFKDKQNKPTGFALGSIEGRVAIHYINPPNPAKDNFTFKCHRSNGTNTSAPQDIYAVNGIAFHPVHGTLATVGSDGRFSFWDKDARTKLKTSEQLDQPISACCFNHNGNIFAYASSYDWSKGHEFYNPQKKNYIFLRNAAEELKPRNKK